The Maledivibacter sp. DNA window ACCTTCTACAAAAACTATCTACCATATGTAGTCTAAAATTCTTCAAAGCCATACCATCAAATATGCTTATATCTTAAGCAATTAAATCAAGGATGATATTCGCATATGCAATTCTGCCAAGTAAGAGTTATGCAATTTCCTCAAATATAAGCACCAACACAAATCAAATTATTAATGAGAGGGGAGTTTAATTATGAAAAAATTTGACACCATCATTAAGGGAGGTACAATCGTAACAGCTTCGGATACTTTTAAGGGAGATATCGGTATAAAAGATGAAAAGATTGTACAAATAGGATTGGATCTAAAAGATAAAGAAGCTAAGATGGTTGATGCAACTGGAAAATACGTAATGCCAGGAGGAATAGACCCTCATACCCATATGGATATGCCATTTGGTGGTACACATGCCAGTGATGATTTTGCTACGGGTACCATTGCAGCTGCTTGTGGAGGAACTACTACTATAGTAGACTTCTCAATACAACCTAAAGGGAAAAAATTAAGAGATGCAGTTGAAATTTGGCATGAAAAAGCGGATGAAAAGGCTGTAATTGATTATGGTCTTCATATAGCCGTAACTGATATGAATGATGATGTTTTAGAAGAGATTCCTACTATGATCAAAGAAGGATATCCTACTTTTAAGTTGTTTATGACATATGAGAATCTGAGAGTTACAGATGACACTCTTATGAAGGCATTAAAAAAAGTTAATGAGAGTGGTGGATTAATATCGGTTCATGCTGAGAACTATTATGCTATTGAATATTTAACTGAGCAATTACTAGCTGAAGAAAAAACTGAGCCTAAATACCATGCATTGTCTAGACCAGCTTTGGTGGAAGGTGAAGCTGCTAGTAGAGCAATAAAACTAGCTAAATTAGCTGGGGCACCACTATTTATTGTACATAATAGTTGTGAGGAATCTGCTTCAGAAATAAGACGTGCCAGGGAAGAAGGATACCCAATAATGGGAGAAACATGTCCCCAGTACTTACTATTATCCTATGATAATTATGAAGAACCAGGATTTAATGGTGCAAAATACGTTATGTCTCCACCATTAAGAGATAAAGCTAACTGGCCTTATATGTGGGAAGCATTGGCTAAGGATACAGTTCAATTAGTAGCAACTGATCACTGCCCATTCTTTATGGAACAAAAAGAATTAGGTAAAGAGTCATTTGTAAAGATACCAAATGGTGCCCCAGGTGTGGAATTAAGAATGGCACTAATGTATACATATGGTGTGCTAGAAAACAGATTTGATTTACAAAGATTCGTTCAGGTTACTTCTACTAATGCGGCTAAAATTTTTGGAATGTATCCTGAAAAAGGTACAATAGCTGTTGGTAGTGATGCGGATATCGTAATATTTAATCCAGATGTAGAAAAGACAATAACTCAAGGGATGCTCCATGAAAATGTTGACTACACACCATTTGAAGGATTTAAATTAAAAGGATATCCAGAAACCACAATTTCTAGGGGTAGAGTCATTGTAGAGAATGGTGAATTCGTTGGAGAAAAAGGATATGGCAAATTTGTCAAGAGAACAACTCCAATGATTATATAATTTAGGTCAATAAAGATAAGCTTGATTAGAAAACTATTGTGGAATAAATCAAGATGCCACATTTAGAAAAAAACATTCAAGATGCTATAAATGTTGAAGCTTTAAAATATAAAATAAGAGATTAAAGAGGAGGAAACAGATTATGTTTACTTGTGATGTAAAAAGAATGGAAGACAAAATCAAAACTTTTTCAACTTTTGGAGATACAGGAAATGGTGGAATTACTAGGTATTCATTATCACCAGAAGCTATTCAAGCTAGAGAAGAATTTACAAAGAGAATGAAGGCTATTGGAGCTGAAGTAACTACAGATGATATGGCAAATATGTATGCCACAATTCCAGGTACAGATTCAAACGCAAAAAGAATCGTTATGGGATCCCATGTTGATTCAGTAAAAAATGGAGGAAACTATGACGGTGTTCTAGGTGTTCTTACAGCTATGGAAGTTTTAGAAACTATTGTAGATAAAAAGATTCCTCACAAGCATCCTATTACAGCTATGATATTTACAAATGAGGAAGGCTCATTATATCCACCTGCAATGATGTCATCAGGTGTAATTTGTAATAAATTTGATAAAGCTACAATGCTTGCATCAAAGAGTGTATTGGATCCAACTGTTACCTTTGGTGAGTCTTTAGCGGCAAGTGGTTATGCTGGAACAGAAGCAAATAGATTAAATCCTAATGACTATGAGGCTATGTTTGAACTTCACATTGAGCAAGGACCAATCCTTGAGGCTGCTCAAAAACATATTGGGGTTGTAAC harbors:
- a CDS encoding Zn-dependent hydrolase gives rise to the protein MFTCDVKRMEDKIKTFSTFGDTGNGGITRYSLSPEAIQAREEFTKRMKAIGAEVTTDDMANMYATIPGTDSNAKRIVMGSHVDSVKNGGNYDGVLGVLTAMEVLETIVDKKIPHKHPITAMIFTNEEGSLYPPAMMSSGVICNKFDKATMLASKSVLDPTVTFGESLAASGYAGTEANRLNPNDYEAMFELHIEQGPILEAAQKHIGVVTCVLGMINYRIRTYGQADHAGTTPMKYRQDALYASAQVLQYLHNELDKLDPELVYTTGEIKCHPCVHTVIPDLVDFSIDARHEDPKVIEQVLDIIKNMPKEVAKCRVEYEKAWARDTVYFDKELVEFVKQSADEAGISNQYINSGAGHDAQFVSEMIPTTMIFVPSKDGHSHCEPEFTSVEECTDGASVMLNAVLKADVR
- the hydA gene encoding dihydropyrimidinase, which produces MKKFDTIIKGGTIVTASDTFKGDIGIKDEKIVQIGLDLKDKEAKMVDATGKYVMPGGIDPHTHMDMPFGGTHASDDFATGTIAAACGGTTTIVDFSIQPKGKKLRDAVEIWHEKADEKAVIDYGLHIAVTDMNDDVLEEIPTMIKEGYPTFKLFMTYENLRVTDDTLMKALKKVNESGGLISVHAENYYAIEYLTEQLLAEEKTEPKYHALSRPALVEGEAASRAIKLAKLAGAPLFIVHNSCEESASEIRRAREEGYPIMGETCPQYLLLSYDNYEEPGFNGAKYVMSPPLRDKANWPYMWEALAKDTVQLVATDHCPFFMEQKELGKESFVKIPNGAPGVELRMALMYTYGVLENRFDLQRFVQVTSTNAAKIFGMYPEKGTIAVGSDADIVIFNPDVEKTITQGMLHENVDYTPFEGFKLKGYPETTISRGRVIVENGEFVGEKGYGKFVKRTTPMII